Proteins encoded together in one Chelonoidis abingdonii isolate Lonesome George chromosome 1, CheloAbing_2.0, whole genome shotgun sequence window:
- the LOC116839542 gene encoding inosine-uridine preferring nucleoside hydrolase-like codes for MTKFLLIDVDCGVDDAQAIMMALASPSVEILGITCCYGNTMLENVCKNVLRVLQVCNRLEIPVYQGASAPLLGGPVEGAMYHGRDGLGDVPVPNAPRLDYLQKEHAVIAMLRIVNEKPGQISVVATGPLTNLTLAVKLDPTFPQKLKNMFIMGGNVESRGNVTVCGEFNFVTDPEAAYVVLNEFTCPTYIATWEFTCHNSLSWEFYHEWVNQDTKKAKFMKKISEHSIKFTDLKRENTSNILWTSGFVSCDSYAMAAAIDESFVTEAIETAVSVELNGSLTRGMMVMDMAGLLKKKNKAFVINKCDLEKFKGLLIAALK; via the exons ATGACAAAGTTCCTGTTGATTGACGTTGATTGTGGAGTCGACGATGCTCAAGCCATAATGATGGCGCTGGCATCTCCCAGTGTTGAAATCCTGGGAATTACTTGCTGTTATGGAAACACAATGTTGGAAAACGTCTGCAAAAATGTGCTTCGTGTACTACAAGTTTGTAATAGGCTTGAG ATTCCAGTTTACCAAGGTGCTTCTGCTCCCTTACTTGGTGGTCCTGTGGAAGGGGCTATGTATCATGGAAGAGATGGTTTGGGTGATGTTCCTGTTCCAAATGCTCCAAGATTAGACTATCTACAGAAAGAACATGCTGTGATTGCAATGTTAAGAATTGTTAATGAGAAGCCTGGTCAG ATTTCTGTAGTTGCCACTGGTCCTTTGACTAATCTAACTTTGGCAGTGAAATTGGATCCAACATTTCCTCAGAAGCTTAAAAATATGTTCATCATGGGAGGAAATGTAGAAT CCAGAGGAAATGTTACAGTCTGTGGAGAATTCAATTTTGTAACTGATCCAGAAGCTGCGTATGTTGTCTTAAATGAGTTCACTTGCCCTACTTATATTGCAACATGGGAATTTACATGTCACAATTCATTGTCTTGG GAATTCTATCATGAGTGGGTTAATCAGGACACCAAAAAAGCTAAGTTCATGAAGAAAATATCTGAGCACAGTATAAAATTCACAGATCTAAAACGTGAAAATACAAGCAACATCTTGTGGACTTCAGGATTTGTGTCTTGTGATTCCTATGCTATGGCTGCTGCAATTGACGAGAGCTTTGTCACAGAAGCCATAGAAACTGCTGTAAGTGTGGAGCTGAATGGCTCACTAACTAGAGGAATGATGGTAATGGATATGGCTGGTCTtcttaagaagaaaaataaagcttttgTCATTAATAAGTGTGATTTAGAGAAGTTCAAGGGACTTCTCATTGctgctttaaaataa